TAATCCCGCGCTCATCGCGATCTGCCACCTGTCAAGATATCAGCCCGGTTCCCCGCGTCGTCGTAGGAAGATTTATGCGCTTGCCGCAGTTCGGGCAGAACCGTTCCGCCGGATGATGCTCGGCTCCGCAATGTGCGCAGAAGTGCGGCTCGGCGGCCCCCGACTCAGGCGTGGGCATCAGGCGAAGCGGTTGTACGTCCGGTGCCGGATGAATCCGACGGTGCCTCTTGAGCCCCAGGAAGGTCAGGGCGGCGCCGACACCGATCACCGACCCAACGCTGATCACGATGTACCACAACAGGTTCCTGCCGCTCAGCGGCGAGGCATCCCCGTACTCCTGGCGCAGGTTGACCGCGGTCGTCTTGAGCTCGTCCAGGCCGGGATAGCCGGGCGACATGGCCAGCGTCTGGTCGAACTCGTCGATCGCGGTGGTGTAGCGGCCCGCGTAGAAGTCGGTCAACCCTTTGCGATAGAACTGGTCAGCGGGTCCGAGCATCGGCTTGACGCCCTTGCTGGCCAGTATCGCGGCTATCCCGTCGGCCGGCGCGATGAAGTTGAATGGCTGCGTTTCGCCGACGGGGGCGAAGCTGTTCAGGCCGATCACCTTGCCGTTCAACCCGATCGTCGGGCCGCCGCTCATCCCGTCCGTCATGGCGGCGTCGATCTCGTAGGCGGGATTCGACCCCGCGACGGACTTCTTGCTGACCTTGCCGCTCTTGTAGGTGGGGTCGAGCGTGGCGCCGGTGATGTTCTGGGTGCTCTCGGGGAAGCCCACCGCGAGAACGGGCGTGCCAATGGTGACGTCAGCGTCGGTATCGAGTTCGGACGACGGAAGGTTACGCTTGGCCACCTTGAGAAGCGCGGCGTCACCCTTGCCGAGGGGCCGGAAATCGACGACGTTGGCGACGACCTTGTCCGCGAGTTTCGTTCCCGTACCGGACATCAGCGCGACGCTCACATGCGGGCCCTGGCCGGGCGCGTCACCTTCCACGCGCGCGTTCTTCTGCAGCCACTCCAAAGTGGCTGCAGAATCGCGTGACTCGGGTGCGTCGGGAAATTCGTTTCGGTATTCCTCGGCGGCCCGCTTGAGTATCAGCAACGTGGCGCTCGCGGGGTCGACGCAGTGGCCTGCCGTCGCCACCCAACCGTCGGGGTTGACGACGAACGCCGTGCAGTTCCAGGTGGCCAGGAAAGGCATGCTGGAACCTCGCCCGAATTGAGACAGGACCTCACCATTGGGCAACCGGACCAACCCGTAGCCTTCGCCGGCGAGATACATGATGGCGGGCCGGATCAGCGCCGCCGCCCGTTCCTCGGGCTTGGCCTGCGGCCGCCCGGTATCGGCGGCCGCCATGCCCGGCGCACCGGCCCACAGCATCAGGGCGGCCGCCGACAAGGCCAGCATCCTGCGGGCCGCTACCCGGGTCACGACCGGGGCCGCCGGATGCGGGCTCGAGCGCAGCGGGAGGGACCTGAGGACGGATGACGGCGCATCGCCTCGGCCAGCTCGGCTGCGTGTCGTTGCGCCGAAAGCCACGCCGGATGCGACGCGAGGAAGATGACCTGCGCACCGACACCGGATGCCGCGGCGTGTTGCGCCGTTGCGGGAACTGTCCCAGTCACAACCCCTATTTGAGCGGTTTGCCGGACAAGGCGATAGGGACCGAAGTCCCGACCGCGAAGGACCTCCGACGCCCGCCCGCAGGCCCGCCGGCTTCCTCACGGTCGCGGGCAAAGGCCCTTCTCCTCGGGCGGTCGGGACTTTCGGCCGCTGATCGACCAACCATCGCGGTTCTAGCCTCGAGAACAGCGGCACTGTCGATGAGCAGCGCTGCCCAAAGTGAGGTAGTCGTCATGAATCAGACAGCCGGGATTCTGTTGGTCTTGGGGGTTGTGGTCGCGCTGGTGCTGGGGCTGGCGTCGATCAGGGTGGTGCAGCAGTACCAACGGGGTGTGCATTTCCGCCTCGGCCGCGTGATCGGCGTTCGGGAACCCGGGCTGCGGATCATCATTCCGATCATCGACCGCCTCTGGCGGATCTCGATGCGGATCGTGACGATGCCCATCCAGTCCCAGGGCATCATCACCCGCGACAACGTGAGTGTGGACATCGCCGCCGTCGCCTACTTCCGCGTCATCGACGCCCGCAAGGCCGTCGTGGTCATCGAAAACGTCAACGCCGCCATCGACCAGATCGCGCAGACCACCCTGCGCAACGTCGTCGGGCAACATTCCCTGGACGAAGTGCTCGCCCA
This genomic interval from Mycobacterium sp. SMC-2 contains the following:
- a CDS encoding trypsin-like peptidase domain-containing protein, which encodes MTRVAARRMLALSAAALMLWAGAPGMAAADTGRPQAKPEERAAALIRPAIMYLAGEGYGLVRLPNGEVLSQFGRGSSMPFLATWNCTAFVVNPDGWVATAGHCVDPASATLLILKRAAEEYRNEFPDAPESRDSAATLEWLQKNARVEGDAPGQGPHVSVALMSGTGTKLADKVVANVVDFRPLGKGDAALLKVAKRNLPSSELDTDADVTIGTPVLAVGFPESTQNITGATLDPTYKSGKVSKKSVAGSNPAYEIDAAMTDGMSGGPTIGLNGKVIGLNSFAPVGETQPFNFIAPADGIAAILASKGVKPMLGPADQFYRKGLTDFYAGRYTTAIDEFDQTLAMSPGYPGLDELKTTAVNLRQEYGDASPLSGRNLLWYIVISVGSVIGVGAALTFLGLKRHRRIHPAPDVQPLRLMPTPESGAAEPHFCAHCGAEHHPAERFCPNCGKRINLPTTTRGTGLIS